From Caldicellulosiruptor hydrothermalis 108, a single genomic window includes:
- a CDS encoding thiazole synthase — translation MFEIGGKMLKSRLFVGTGKLPDYSLIEKMYYEAGIEVFAVAVRRIGPNTKHIKNVLEYIPKDATIMVNTSGAQDHKEAVKIAMIGRELTNSDWVKVEIEKDTKYLFPDNYETLKTCEILVKEGFKVFPYIYPDLNIAKELEQIGVEAVMPLGSPIGTNKGIGCEVLLKPIINEVKIPVIIDAGIGRPSHAAQAMEMGADAVLINTAIATSADPLKMAIAFAKAVEAGRLAFEVGILKEYEYAQASSPLEDFISG, via the coding sequence ATGTTTGAAATAGGCGGCAAGATGTTAAAATCAAGGCTTTTTGTTGGAACAGGTAAACTTCCTGACTATAGCCTAATTGAAAAGATGTACTATGAAGCTGGCATTGAAGTTTTTGCTGTGGCTGTTCGGCGAATAGGTCCTAACACTAAGCATATAAAAAATGTTTTAGAGTACATTCCAAAAGATGCCACAATTATGGTAAACACATCAGGTGCGCAAGACCACAAAGAAGCAGTAAAGATTGCCATGATTGGGAGAGAACTTACAAATTCTGACTGGGTAAAGGTTGAGATTGAAAAGGATACAAAGTATCTCTTTCCAGACAACTATGAGACGCTAAAAACTTGTGAAATCCTTGTGAAAGAGGGTTTTAAGGTATTTCCTTACATCTACCCAGACCTCAATATTGCAAAAGAGCTGGAACAAATTGGAGTTGAGGCTGTCATGCCGCTTGGCTCGCCAATTGGAACAAACAAAGGGATTGGTTGTGAAGTGCTTTTAAAACCTATTATCAACGAGGTCAAAATTCCTGTGATAATTGATGCAGGGATTGGAAGACCATCTCACGCAGCACAGGCAATGGAAATGGGAGCAGATGCTGTTTTAATTAACACTGCAATTGCAACGTCAGCTGATCCTCTTAAGATGGCAATAGCGTTTGCAAAGGCAGTTGAGGCAGGAAGACTTGCCTTTGAGGTTGGAATTTTGAAAGAGTATGAGTATGCTCAGGCATCATCACCTTTGGAGGATTTTATAAGCGGCTAA
- the thiS gene encoding sulfur carrier protein ThiS, giving the protein MLIRVNDKEMEFCGNILDLVLSLNLNPKTCAVLVNGEIVKKNDWESFVLKDGDYVEIVSFVGGG; this is encoded by the coding sequence TTGCTTATAAGAGTAAATGACAAAGAAATGGAGTTTTGCGGGAACATCTTAGATCTTGTGCTGAGTTTAAATCTAAATCCTAAGACCTGTGCAGTTTTGGTAAATGGCGAGATTGTAAAGAAAAATGATTGGGAAAGTTTTGTTTTAAAAGATGGTGACTATGTTGAGATTGTAAGCTTTGTTGGCGGCGGCTAA
- a CDS encoding Rpn family recombination-promoting nuclease/putative transposase: MDNENKEKLPAKEHDSTFKLLFENPKDVYLLVSKIINYSWANEIRESSIEIKKTNYITKEFSQVEADVVAKARLKDRDVYFYILIENQSTVAKDMPERLLRYMISIWAEEIRNGVEKLPAIIPIVVYNGLDRRWEVPTDIIGAFDIFKNDIFKYKVVDIAQVDIKSYLEKEDVLTPIIFYLEQVRNDSNELIRRLQEIDQSLKKLSFNNIERFLLWSQHVIRPRLGEKQKEEYDKIVERVKQKGVELMGEFVSNVARLLDETKTKEFLAGVQQGIQQGIQQGIQQGIQQGIQQGIQQERIETAKRMIQLGISYDVISKATNLSIEEIEKIAQEKIN, encoded by the coding sequence ATGGACAATGAAAACAAGGAAAAACTTCCTGCAAAAGAGCATGATTCCACTTTTAAACTTCTTTTTGAAAATCCTAAGGATGTTTATCTTTTGGTGAGCAAAATTATAAACTATAGTTGGGCGAACGAAATACGTGAAAGCTCAATTGAAATAAAAAAGACAAACTACATTACAAAGGAATTTTCGCAAGTAGAAGCAGATGTTGTAGCAAAAGCAAGGCTAAAAGACAGAGATGTATATTTTTATATATTGATAGAAAATCAATCAACTGTAGCAAAGGATATGCCTGAAAGGTTATTACGATATATGATTTCTATATGGGCAGAGGAAATACGAAATGGTGTTGAAAAACTGCCAGCTATTATTCCTATTGTAGTTTACAATGGGCTTGATAGAAGATGGGAAGTACCAACAGATATAATTGGAGCATTTGATATTTTCAAAAATGATATTTTCAAGTATAAAGTTGTAGATATCGCTCAAGTTGACATTAAAAGTTATTTGGAAAAGGAAGATGTTTTAACACCAATAATTTTCTATTTGGAACAGGTGAGGAATGACAGTAATGAATTAATTCGCAGATTACAAGAAATTGATCAAAGCTTAAAGAAGCTGAGTTTTAATAATATCGAAAGGTTTTTGCTATGGTCACAGCATGTTATAAGACCAAGATTAGGTGAGAAACAAAAGGAAGAATATGACAAGATTGTTGAGAGAGTAAAGCAAAAGGGGGTGGAGCTAATGGGTGAGTTTGTGTCAAATGTGGCAAGACTTTTGGATGAAACAAAAACAAAAGAGTTTTTGGCAGGAGTCCAACAAGGGATTCAACAAGGGATTCAACAAGGAATTCAACAAGGAATTCAACAAGGAATTCAACAGGGTATCCAGCAAGAAAGGATAGAGACTGCAAAAAGAATGATTCAGTTAGGAATTTCATACGATGTCATATCCAAGGCGACCAACCTAAGTATTGAAGAGATTGAAAAAATAGCGCAAGAGAAAATTAACTGA
- a CDS encoding GntR family transcriptional regulator — MFIKIDFTSDMPIYEQIKNQIIEAVARGELQNGDSLPSIRDLASEIGINMHTVAKAYNELKDMGLIAINKKHGAYIAVSKGYNKEFLNEIIEEVTPIVAKAICKGMNKNELIRLIETVFDSFGGREDG, encoded by the coding sequence ATGTTTATAAAAATTGACTTTACCTCTGACATGCCAATTTATGAGCAAATAAAGAACCAAATAATAGAGGCAGTAGCAAGAGGAGAACTTCAAAATGGCGATAGCCTTCCTTCTATCCGAGACCTTGCAAGCGAAATTGGCATCAACATGCACACAGTGGCAAAGGCATATAATGAGTTAAAGGATATGGGACTTATTGCTATTAACAAAAAGCATGGGGCTTATATTGCTGTGAGCAAAGGTTATAATAAGGAGTTTTTAAATGAGATAATAGAAGAAGTTACTCCAATTGTTGCAAAAGCCATTTGCAAGGGTATGAATAAGAATGAATTGATAAGGTTGATTGAAACTGTTTTTGATAGTTTTGGGGGAAGGGAAGATGGATGA
- a CDS encoding YhfC family intramembrane metalloprotease has translation MVSNLKIIFMCITLLLSVGLPVVLAVIVLKKYSGVLKSILIGALIFFVSQVVLRIPILQILSKQSYFVEFSKHYIVYSLFLGLTAGIFEEVGRYVGFRGFLKDRLNYQNGLAYGIGHGGIESILLVGIAYINNIVYSFLINSGSLDILLKGKVSPEVIKSIKSALIETPASTFLLAGFERVFTMAIQIALSLLVLVAVKRKRLCYLAFAILLHTIIDAPAAYMALIKVNIFAIEFMVLLWAVLSLVYIIKWKDIHRIQES, from the coding sequence TTGGTATCTAATCTCAAAATCATATTTATGTGTATTACACTTCTTCTTTCAGTGGGCTTGCCTGTTGTGCTGGCTGTGATTGTTTTAAAGAAGTACTCAGGAGTTTTGAAATCAATTTTAATAGGAGCATTAATATTTTTCGTTTCTCAGGTTGTTCTGAGAATTCCAATACTTCAGATTTTGTCAAAGCAAAGTTACTTTGTAGAATTTTCTAAGCATTACATTGTATACTCTCTCTTTTTGGGTCTGACAGCTGGGATTTTTGAGGAGGTTGGTAGATACGTTGGTTTTAGAGGGTTTTTAAAAGATAGGCTAAACTATCAAAACGGTCTTGCTTATGGGATTGGACATGGTGGGATTGAATCAATCTTGCTTGTTGGGATAGCCTATATAAATAACATTGTGTATTCTTTTTTAATTAATTCTGGCAGTTTAGATATTCTTTTAAAAGGCAAAGTTTCTCCTGAGGTAATTAAGTCTATAAAAAGTGCACTTATTGAAACACCTGCTTCGACATTTCTTCTTGCTGGTTTTGAAAGAGTTTTCACAATGGCAATTCAGATTGCTCTTTCGCTTTTGGTTCTGGTGGCTGTTAAAAGAAAGAGGCTGTGTTATCTTGCTTTTGCAATATTGCTTCACACAATCATTGATGCCCCTGCTGCATATATGGCATTAATAAAAGTTAATATATTTGCTATTGAGTTTATGGTTTTGCTATGGGCTGTGTTGAGCTTGGTCTACATCATAAAGTGGAAAGACATTCATAGAATACAAGAAAGCTAA
- the hprK gene encoding HPr(Ser) kinase/phosphatase: MFYTTVGKIIKELNLECLTEISGIEERKIKDMNLNRPALQLMGFFEYFDEQRVQIIGISEMAYLKTMTQTQRRDAIERLFQRNIPCVIITSNQEPFEEFLEFSKKYGVPLLRTQEVTTRFMTNLSTFLTHELAPRITRHGTLVNVYGEGVLMLGESGVGKSETALELVKRGHILVADDAVEIRKVSEKTLVGEAPEIIRHLIEIRGIGILDVKNLFGVGCVKESERIDLVIQLETWKQGKEYERLGLHDQYIEILGIKVPTLVIPVRPGRNLAIIVEVAAMNNRQKKMGYNAAKALTERLQKQMSRGNGSE; this comes from the coding sequence TTGTTCTACACGACAGTTGGCAAAATAATAAAAGAGCTCAATTTAGAGTGTTTGACAGAAATCAGTGGCATTGAAGAGAGAAAAATAAAGGATATGAACTTGAATAGACCCGCTTTGCAGCTTATGGGGTTTTTTGAGTATTTTGATGAGCAAAGGGTTCAGATAATAGGAATCTCTGAGATGGCGTATTTGAAGACCATGACACAGACACAGCGAAGAGACGCAATTGAAAGACTTTTTCAGCGAAATATCCCGTGTGTGATAATTACCTCAAACCAGGAACCTTTTGAGGAGTTTTTGGAATTTTCAAAAAAGTATGGTGTTCCTCTTCTTCGCACTCAAGAGGTTACGACAAGGTTCATGACAAATTTGAGCACTTTTTTGACACACGAACTTGCACCAAGGATAACCCGCCATGGCACGCTTGTAAATGTGTATGGTGAAGGTGTTTTGATGCTTGGCGAAAGTGGGGTTGGGAAAAGTGAGACAGCCCTTGAACTTGTAAAAAGAGGGCACATTCTTGTTGCCGACGATGCAGTTGAAATTCGAAAGGTTTCTGAAAAGACACTTGTCGGTGAAGCACCCGAGATTATAAGGCATCTTATCGAAATTCGAGGGATTGGGATACTGGATGTCAAAAACCTGTTTGGTGTTGGCTGCGTCAAGGAGTCCGAAAGAATTGACCTTGTGATCCAGCTTGAAACATGGAAACAGGGCAAGGAATATGAACGACTTGGTCTTCATGACCAATACATAGAGATTTTGGGGATAAAAGTACCGACGCTTGTGATTCCTGTACGACCCGGCAGAAATCTTGCCATCATTGTTGAGGTTGCAGCAATGAACAACAGACAAAAGAAAATGGGCTACAACGCAGCAAAAGCCCTCACAGAAAGACTTCAAAAACAGATGAGCAGAGGAAACGGATCTGAATAA
- the uvrC gene encoding excinuclease ABC subunit UvrC: MLLEEKFSNLPTSPGVYIMKDENGNVIYVGKAVNLKNRVRQYFQNSQDMPPKTRLMVRKIKDLDYIVTDNEVEALILECNLIKEYRPKYNVLLRDDKNYQYIKITNEMFPRLVTTRKVEKDGSRYFGPYVSGYSVKQTVELLKSLFMLRTCKKKFPDQLGKGRPCLNFHIEKCLGVCKGDVSEEEYQKLVERAVKVLSGKGDEIVEELKTKMFEYAENLMFEKAQEIKNKLSSLERIITKQKVIYADDRSEDVINFAKDHTHIAIVVLIIRNGKLINKEEFVLKADEDTFERFLEQYYSDVVSLPNEIIIPHRIENADNIEKMIEKLYGFKVKVTVPKQGEKKQLLDMAKKNAEISLANRQRVDDVYAEALLTLKNILGLENEIEKIESYDISNIAGADNVGTLVVFEDGRFNKEFYRKFKIKGFEGQDDIRSVKEVLTRRFTNLEKHGRIPDLILIDGGQNQVNAALEVLNTLGFSIPVAGMVKDDRHKTRDLIYNGKEVGIQEYPLVYKLIYAIQEETHRFAVKFHREVRKKHLYESILDEIEGIGEKRKLKLFRTFGSIDNLRKASIEEIVKAADIPYEVALKIKEKIGV, encoded by the coding sequence ATGCTGCTTGAAGAAAAGTTTTCTAATCTTCCAACATCGCCAGGGGTTTATATAATGAAGGATGAAAATGGAAATGTTATATATGTTGGCAAGGCTGTAAACCTCAAGAATAGAGTCAGACAGTATTTTCAAAACTCTCAAGATATGCCTCCAAAGACACGGCTTATGGTAAGAAAAATAAAAGATCTTGACTATATTGTGACAGACAACGAGGTAGAAGCTTTGATTTTAGAGTGCAACCTAATAAAAGAATATAGGCCTAAGTACAATGTTCTTTTGAGAGATGACAAAAACTACCAGTATATAAAGATAACAAACGAGATGTTTCCACGGCTTGTGACAACAAGAAAAGTTGAAAAAGACGGCAGCCGTTATTTTGGTCCGTATGTCAGCGGATATTCTGTAAAGCAGACGGTTGAGCTACTCAAGAGTCTTTTTATGCTCAGGACTTGCAAGAAAAAGTTCCCTGACCAGCTTGGCAAGGGCAGACCCTGCCTTAACTTTCATATAGAAAAGTGTCTTGGTGTGTGCAAGGGAGATGTATCAGAAGAAGAATACCAAAAGCTGGTTGAGAGAGCTGTAAAGGTTTTGAGCGGCAAGGGCGATGAGATTGTTGAAGAGCTTAAGACAAAGATGTTTGAATATGCCGAAAATCTAATGTTTGAAAAGGCGCAGGAGATAAAAAATAAGCTTTCAAGTCTGGAGAGAATAATCACAAAACAGAAAGTCATTTATGCAGATGACAGAAGTGAAGATGTTATAAACTTTGCAAAAGACCACACACACATTGCAATTGTTGTTCTGATTATCAGAAATGGCAAGCTTATAAACAAGGAAGAGTTTGTTTTGAAAGCCGATGAGGACACATTTGAGAGATTTTTAGAACAGTACTACTCTGATGTTGTATCGCTGCCAAATGAAATCATAATTCCTCACAGAATAGAAAATGCTGATAATATTGAAAAGATGATAGAAAAACTTTATGGCTTCAAAGTGAAAGTAACTGTTCCAAAACAAGGTGAAAAAAAGCAGCTTCTTGACATGGCAAAAAAGAATGCAGAGATTTCTCTTGCTAACAGGCAAAGAGTAGATGATGTTTATGCTGAGGCGCTTTTAACTCTTAAAAATATCCTTGGACTTGAAAACGAAATTGAAAAGATAGAAAGTTACGACATTTCCAACATTGCAGGTGCTGACAATGTAGGGACCCTTGTTGTGTTTGAGGATGGAAGGTTCAACAAAGAATTTTACAGGAAGTTCAAAATAAAAGGATTTGAGGGCCAGGATGATATAAGAAGCGTCAAAGAGGTTTTGACAAGAAGATTCACAAACTTAGAAAAGCATGGGAGAATTCCTGATTTGATATTGATTGATGGTGGACAAAATCAGGTCAATGCTGCATTAGAGGTTTTGAACACTTTGGGATTTTCTATTCCTGTTGCTGGCATGGTAAAGGATGATAGGCACAAAACAAGGGACTTGATTTACAATGGTAAAGAAGTAGGTATTCAAGAGTATCCGCTTGTGTATAAACTTATATATGCTATTCAAGAAGAGACGCACAGGTTTGCAGTGAAGTTTCACAGAGAAGTTAGAAAGAAGCATCTGTATGAGTCAATTTTAGATGAAATAGAGGGAATAGGAGAGAAGAGGAAACTCAAGCTCTTTAGGACTTTTGGGTCAATTGACAATTTGCGAAAGGCAAGCATTGAAGAGATTGTAAAAGCAGCTGACATTCCATATGAGGTTGCTTTGAAGATAAAAGAAAAGATTGGAGTATAA
- a CDS encoding CdaR family protein: MKKITIKKPKDDNFWLKIVSILIAIVLWFYVNSIINPIKKREIIIPIRYNVATLSKGLVMTEADAKEVRIVISGTQDELSKVDEKNIQAMVDFSDIRQTGEVKLPVAIQNPYHRINIESVYPKNVTVSIDNLVTIQKDVSVEINGNPKKGYIINNYQEEPNVISIKGAESDIKEISKCIAQLNLSLNDRSFKASVPVKVIDSRGKDITSLFDLSQKSIDVYVEILKTKQVPLSVKFKGSLPPSKVISKIILKPSTINIAGKEEDINSINEIVVGTIDTKMLDNVSTFQFDFSLPKNIKSLDNVKQVTITIYTDSVVEKPINIPIEVRGLSPGLVAKLSPDKVKVALKYYQSVQNSIDFNSLKAYVDVSNLTKGSYDLQVLVEKPENIKEFEVFPTYIKVEISENNQTKTQSQ; encoded by the coding sequence TTGAAAAAGATTACGATAAAAAAACCAAAAGACGACAATTTCTGGCTTAAGATAGTTTCAATTTTGATTGCAATTGTTCTGTGGTTCTATGTAAATAGCATTATAAATCCTATAAAGAAAAGAGAGATAATTATTCCCATTAGATACAACGTTGCAACTTTGTCAAAAGGCCTTGTGATGACAGAAGCTGATGCAAAAGAGGTAAGAATAGTTATAAGCGGTACACAGGATGAACTTAGCAAGGTTGACGAAAAGAATATCCAAGCAATGGTAGATTTTTCTGATATAAGACAGACAGGAGAAGTAAAACTTCCAGTAGCTATCCAGAATCCTTACCACAGGATTAACATTGAGAGTGTGTATCCCAAAAATGTTACGGTATCTATTGACAATCTTGTGACAATCCAGAAAGATGTTTCTGTTGAGATAAACGGAAATCCCAAGAAGGGTTATATTATAAATAATTATCAGGAAGAGCCTAATGTGATAAGCATAAAAGGTGCTGAGAGTGATATAAAAGAGATTTCAAAATGCATAGCCCAGCTGAACCTGAGCCTTAACGACAGGTCGTTCAAAGCGTCTGTCCCTGTAAAGGTGATAGATTCAAGGGGAAAAGACATAACATCGCTTTTTGACCTGTCCCAAAAGAGCATAGATGTGTATGTGGAGATACTCAAAACAAAGCAAGTGCCCTTGAGTGTCAAGTTTAAAGGTAGTCTTCCACCCAGTAAAGTTATCTCAAAGATAATTTTAAAACCTTCTACAATCAATATAGCAGGAAAAGAAGAAGACATAAACTCAATAAATGAGATTGTTGTAGGGACTATTGATACAAAGATGCTTGACAATGTTTCAACATTCCAATTTGACTTTAGTCTTCCAAAGAATATAAAGTCTTTAGATAATGTAAAACAAGTTACAATCACCATATACACAGATTCAGTTGTTGAGAAACCTATCAATATACCTATTGAAGTGAGAGGACTATCACCAGGGCTTGTTGCAAAACTGAGTCCTGACAAGGTAAAAGTAGCACTCAAATACTACCAAAGTGTGCAAAATTCTATAGATTTTAATTCTTTGAAGGCGTATGTGGATGTTTCAAATCTGACGAAAGGGAGTTATGACCTTCAGGTGTTGGTTGAAAAGCCCGAAAATATTAAAGAGTTTGAAGTCTTTCCCACTTACATAAAAGTGGAGATTTCAGAAAATAATCAAACTAAAACTCAATCTCAGTAG
- the cdaA gene encoding diadenylate cyclase CdaA encodes MLKDFSFYLQEFLRNVTLIRITPFDIIDIAIVSFVIYKIIVWIKDTRAYQLIKGIAVLIVITQVSKWLSLNVINWLLTNTLSYGVLALLIVFQPELRRALEEIGRSKIWGKFLWLGPDEEMAIKWQNSVEEIIKAVMYLSKNKIGALIVVEGQTKIGDIINTGIIIDSEISSQLLINIFIPNTPLHDGAVIIRDGKIKAAACFLPLSENRYISKELGTRHRAALGISENSDATAIVVSEETGIISVAYNGGLTRNLGPEALRKILLRPLKQEKEKNGLSIFKWRR; translated from the coding sequence TTGTTGAAAGATTTTTCTTTTTATCTTCAGGAGTTTTTGAGAAATGTGACGCTTATAAGAATAACACCGTTTGATATTATTGACATTGCAATTGTGTCGTTTGTGATATACAAAATAATTGTGTGGATAAAAGACACAAGAGCGTATCAGCTCATAAAAGGGATAGCGGTGCTGATTGTTATTACACAGGTGAGCAAGTGGCTGAGTCTTAATGTCATAAACTGGCTTTTGACGAATACACTATCTTACGGTGTTTTGGCGCTTTTGATAGTTTTCCAGCCAGAGCTGAGACGTGCTTTAGAGGAGATTGGAAGAAGCAAAATCTGGGGCAAGTTTTTGTGGCTTGGCCCTGATGAGGAAATGGCAATAAAGTGGCAAAACAGCGTTGAAGAGATCATAAAGGCTGTGATGTATCTTTCCAAAAACAAGATTGGTGCATTGATTGTTGTCGAAGGTCAGACCAAAATAGGGGATATTATCAACACAGGGATTATAATTGATTCAGAGATTTCATCCCAGCTTTTGATAAATATATTTATTCCAAACACCCCACTTCATGATGGCGCAGTGATTATAAGAGATGGGAAGATAAAAGCGGCTGCATGTTTTTTGCCTCTATCCGAGAATAGATACATAAGCAAAGAACTTGGAACACGACACAGAGCGGCACTTGGGATATCCGAAAACTCTGATGCAACAGCAATTGTTGTATCAGAAGAGACAGGGATTATTTCTGTTGCGTACAATGGTGGGCTTACAAGAAACTTAGGACCTGAGGCCTTGAGGAAGATACTTCTCAGGCCTTTGAAGCAAGAAAAAGAGAAGAATGGGCTAAGTATTTTTAAGTGGAGGCGTTAG
- the amrS gene encoding AmmeMemoRadiSam system radical SAM enzyme: MVEARYYEKLEGKKVRCKLCPHGCILPQGSTGFCRARKNVDGILYSLNYGYISSIAFDPIEKKPLYHFYPGSSILSVGTFGCSFRCLHCQNFEISQLTPNVFEVETEKLIALAKKDPKCIGIAFTYNEPTIWFEYVMDVAKAFKQEGLKTVLVTNGYLNEEPLNDLLEVIDSANIDVKAFNEEFYKKVCSGDLESVKRFVEICAKKIHIEITTLIIPTLNDRDEEIENLAKWIASIDDRIPLHLTRYFPRYKMTLPPTPKETLMRLREVAKKYLVNVYLGNI, from the coding sequence ATGGTTGAGGCAAGATATTATGAAAAGCTTGAAGGCAAAAAAGTCAGATGCAAGCTCTGTCCGCATGGTTGTATTCTACCACAGGGCAGTACAGGTTTTTGCAGGGCAAGAAAAAATGTTGATGGCATTCTGTATTCGCTAAACTATGGCTATATCTCTTCGATTGCATTTGACCCTATAGAGAAAAAACCTCTTTATCATTTTTATCCGGGGTCAAGCATACTCTCTGTAGGAACGTTTGGGTGTTCGTTTAGATGCCTTCACTGTCAGAACTTTGAGATTTCCCAGCTAACTCCAAATGTGTTCGAGGTTGAGACTGAAAAGCTAATTGCTCTTGCTAAAAAAGACCCAAAATGCATCGGTATTGCTTTTACTTACAATGAACCCACCATCTGGTTTGAATATGTAATGGATGTGGCAAAAGCTTTTAAACAGGAAGGGCTAAAGACTGTGCTTGTTACAAACGGATATTTGAACGAGGAGCCGCTCAATGACCTTCTTGAAGTGATAGATAGTGCTAACATTGATGTGAAAGCTTTTAATGAGGAGTTTTATAAAAAGGTTTGCAGCGGGGATTTGGAATCGGTAAAAAGGTTTGTTGAGATCTGCGCTAAAAAGATTCATATTGAAATAACAACACTCATTATTCCAACGTTAAATGATAGGGATGAAGAAATAGAAAATCTTGCAAAGTGGATTGCCTCAATTGATGATAGAATTCCGCTGCACCTTACAAGATATTTTCCAAGATACAAGATGACTCTTCCACCAACACCAAAGGAGACATTAATGAGACTAAGAGAGGTTGCTAAAAAGTATCTTGTAAATGTGTATCTTGGTAATATTTAG
- the amrA gene encoding AmmeMemoRadiSam system protein A, which translates to MVGYLLPHPPVLIPEIGRGDEKRCQATLDALEKVACEIAEYKPEVIVIISPHAPVFSDAFFLNDKPEIGGSLARWGVYGIEFRFKNNLEIVQDIAKMCSQEGLTVGFVSDKIQKRYGVSRDLDHGALVPLYFITKKYKDFELIHTAYCMLDDIKLYKYGMILRRAVEKQGKRGLIVASGDLSHKLSYDGPYGFAKEGPEFDRLLVELLQSSNTRALYDIDPELSEKAAECGFRSIKVLLGAFEGYEIESKVYSYEGPFGVGYCVAAFYQKGEACSSLFDEIVKKREERLKRIRENEDEYIRLARESLEYYVRHRRYLDYIPEYVTERMLKEKAGVFVSIKKDGNLRGCIGTIFPTQENIAKEIIRNAVAAGFHDPRFEEVTEDELDSLVYDVDILSPPEKVNSKDQLDPKKYGVIVRKGTRQGLLLPDLEGVDTVEEQLRIACRKAGIDYESEDFEIERFTVERHK; encoded by the coding sequence ATGGTAGGATATTTGCTTCCGCATCCACCAGTGCTTATTCCCGAAATTGGCAGAGGCGATGAGAAAAGATGTCAGGCAACTTTGGATGCTTTGGAAAAAGTGGCATGCGAGATAGCTGAGTATAAGCCTGAGGTTATAGTCATAATATCGCCGCATGCGCCTGTGTTTTCAGATGCTTTTTTCTTAAATGATAAACCAGAAATTGGTGGAAGCCTTGCAAGATGGGGTGTATATGGAATTGAATTTAGGTTTAAAAATAACCTTGAGATAGTTCAAGACATAGCAAAAATGTGTAGCCAGGAAGGGTTGACGGTTGGGTTTGTGTCAGACAAAATTCAAAAAAGATATGGCGTTTCGCGAGATCTTGACCATGGCGCGTTAGTTCCGCTTTATTTTATCACCAAAAAGTATAAAGACTTTGAGCTTATACACACAGCTTACTGTATGCTTGATGATATAAAGCTTTATAAATATGGAATGATACTCAGAAGAGCAGTCGAAAAACAAGGGAAAAGAGGCTTGATTGTAGCTTCAGGTGACCTTTCGCACAAACTCTCTTACGATGGACCTTACGGGTTTGCAAAGGAAGGACCAGAGTTTGACAGACTTTTGGTTGAGCTTTTACAAAGTAGCAACACACGCGCACTTTATGACATAGACCCTGAGCTTTCAGAGAAGGCGGCAGAATGTGGTTTTAGGTCCATAAAGGTTTTGCTTGGAGCATTTGAGGGGTATGAGATAGAATCCAAGGTTTATTCGTATGAAGGACCTTTTGGCGTTGGATACTGTGTTGCTGCCTTTTACCAGAAAGGGGAAGCATGCTCTTCTTTGTTTGATGAGATAGTGAAAAAAAGAGAAGAGAGACTAAAGAGAATAAGAGAAAATGAAGATGAGTATATAAGACTTGCAAGAGAAAGCTTAGAATACTATGTAAGACACCGCAGGTATTTGGACTATATACCGGAGTATGTCACAGAAAGAATGCTAAAAGAGAAGGCAGGAGTTTTCGTGTCAATCAAAAAGGATGGGAATTTAAGAGGCTGTATAGGCACAATTTTCCCGACACAGGAGAACATCGCAAAAGAGATAATCAGAAACGCTGTTGCAGCAGGGTTTCACGACCCGAGGTTTGAAGAGGTCACCGAAGATGAGCTTGACAGTCTTGTGTATGATGTTGATATTCTAAGCCCACCTGAGAAGGTAAACTCGAAAGACCAACTTGACCCTAAAAAATATGGGGTTATTGTGAGAAAAGGGACAAGGCAAGGGCTTTTGCTTCCTGACCTTGAAGGTGTTGACACGGTTGAAGAGCAGCTCAGGATCGCCTGCAGAAAAGCAGGAATTGACTATGAAAGTGAAGATTTTGAGATAGAAAGGTTTACAGTTGAAAGACACAAGTAA